The Setaria italica strain Yugu1 chromosome IX, Setaria_italica_v2.0, whole genome shotgun sequence genome has a window encoding:
- the LOC101769748 gene encoding LOW QUALITY PROTEIN: phosphoserine aminotransferase 1, chloroplastic-like (The sequence of the model RefSeq protein was modified relative to this genomic sequence to represent the inferred CDS: inserted 1 base in 1 codon), producing MAAAAATTPHSLLLQRPTTPAAPRASSASSLRLPARAAKISCAAVAAPSASSPVAGAGDRGVYNFAAGPATLPLNVLERAQXELVNYHGSGMSIMEMSHRGKEFDAAIKKAEADLRALLAVPDTHAVLFLQGGATTQFAAVPLNLCAGPTDPADFVVSGSWSDKAFKEAKKFSAASVAWSGKDGKYTALPPFDAIKQNPEARFLHICSNETIHGVEFKDYPVPQNKSGILVADMSSNFCSKPVDVSRFGVIYAGAQKNVGPSGVTIAIVRKDLIGNAQPITPVMLDFKTHADNASLYNTPPCFAIYICGLVFEDLLAQGGLAEVEKKNAHKAGILYDTIDASGGYYICPVEKSVRSLMNVPFTLAKGPDFEKQFIAEAAKEGMVQLKGHRSVGGVRASIYNAMPLAGVEKLVAFMKDFQARNP from the exons atggccgccgccgccgccaccacgccgcactccctcctcctccagcgccccacgaccccggccgcgccgagggcctcctccgcctcctccctgcGCCTCCCCGCGCGAGCCGCCAAGATCTCctgcgcggcggtggcggcgccgtcggcgtcCTCCCCCGTCGCCGGGGCCGGGGACCGGGGCGTCTACAACTTCGCGGCGGGCCCGGCGACGCTCCCGCTCAACGTCCTCGAGCGGGCGC CGGAGCTCGTCAACTACCACGGCTCCGGGATGAGCATCATGGAGATGAGCCACCGCGGGAAGGAGTTCGACGCCGCCATCAAGAAGGCCGAGGCCGACCTCCGCGCGCTCCTCGCCGTGCCCGACACCCACGCCGTGCTCTTCCTCCAGGGCGGCGCCACCACGCAGTTCGCCGCCGTGCCCCTCAACCTCTGCGCCGGCCCCACCGACCCCGCCGACTTCGTCGTCTCGGGCTCCTGGAGCGACAAGGCCTTCAAGGAGGCCAAGAAGttctccgccgcctccgtcgcctgGTCCGGCAAGGACGGCAAGTACACCGCCCTCCCGCCCTTCGACGCCATCAAGCAGAACCCGGAGGCAAGGTTCCTCCACATCTGCTCCAACGAGACCATCCACGGCGTCGAGTTCAAGGACTACCCGGTGCCGCAGAACAAGTCCGGCATCCTCGTCGCCGACATGTCCTCCAACTTTTGCTCCAAGCCCGTCGACGTCTCCCGCTTCGGCGTCATCTACGCCGGCGCGCAGAAGAACGTCGGCCCCTCGGGCGTCACCATCGCCATCGTGCGCAAGGACCTCATCGGCAACGCGCAGCCCATCACGCCGGTCATGCTCGACTTCAAGACGCACGCCGACAACGCCTCGCTCTACAACACCCCGCCCTGCTTCGCCATCTACATCTGCGGTCTCGTCTTCGAGGACCTGCTCGCCCAGGGCGGCCTCGCGGAGGTCGAGAAGAAGAACGCCCACAAGGCGGGCATCCTGTATGACACCATTGACGCCAGCGGCGGGTACTACATCTGCCCAGTGGAGAAGTCAGTGCGGTCGCTGATGAACGTGCCCTTCACTCTGGCCAAGGGGCCAGATTTTGAGAAGCAATTCATCGCTGAGGCAGCCAAGGAGGGCATGGTTCAGCTCAAGGGACACAGGTCAGTTGGTGGCGTGCGCGCATCCATCTACAATGCCATGCCGCTCGCCGGCGTGGAGAAGCTTGTCGCCTTCATGAAGGATTTCCAAGCTAGGAACCCTTGA